In Mycobacterium sp. Aquia_216, a genomic segment contains:
- a CDS encoding cyclase family protein, translating into MTDFRRAARDVSNWGRWGDDDELGTLNFITADKVAQAASLVRHGKVFALGVDFGASGPQGAFEFRHNPVHIMTVDGGDVNTLAKYGPSWPRNPVAHQLSSYMTADNPFRFNDDMIIMPLQAASQWDALSHVYYDDHLYNGFPADSVTSLGAYHCGIDKVDVKGITSRGVLLDLVRHRGAEVFLEAGNPISPEELDDVVRAQGVTIGRGDIVLIRTGWWTRFLMTGNKTEGYSGLDWRCAQWLHDHEIAAVAADNLQVEDLESGVDGITFPLHLLCLRDMGMIFGEYWDLTALAQDCAADGVYEFQLVAPPLRVVGAVGSPVNPIAIK; encoded by the coding sequence ATGACTGATTTTCGGCGGGCCGCGCGTGACGTCTCCAACTGGGGACGGTGGGGCGACGATGATGAGCTGGGTACCCTGAACTTCATCACCGCGGACAAGGTCGCCCAGGCCGCGAGCCTGGTCCGGCACGGCAAGGTGTTTGCGCTCGGCGTCGACTTCGGCGCCTCCGGCCCGCAGGGCGCCTTCGAGTTTCGGCATAACCCGGTGCACATCATGACCGTCGACGGCGGCGATGTGAACACGCTGGCCAAGTACGGGCCGAGCTGGCCGCGTAACCCGGTGGCCCATCAGCTGAGTAGCTACATGACGGCCGACAACCCGTTTCGTTTCAACGACGACATGATCATCATGCCGCTGCAGGCGGCCAGCCAGTGGGATGCGCTGTCCCACGTCTACTACGACGACCACCTGTACAACGGCTTCCCGGCGGATTCGGTGACCAGTTTGGGCGCTTATCACTGCGGCATCGACAAGGTCGACGTCAAGGGCATCACGTCGCGCGGGGTGCTGCTGGACCTGGTTCGCCATCGTGGGGCGGAGGTTTTCCTCGAAGCCGGAAACCCGATCTCACCGGAAGAACTCGACGATGTGGTTCGCGCCCAGGGCGTGACCATCGGGCGGGGCGACATTGTGCTGATCCGGACCGGTTGGTGGACAAGGTTTCTGATGACCGGAAACAAGACAGAAGGTTATTCCGGACTGGACTGGCGATGTGCCCAATGGCTGCATGATCACGAGATCGCGGCCGTGGCCGCAGACAACCTTCAGGTCGAAGACCTGGAATCCGGGGTCGACGGGATTACCTTCCCCCTGCATCTGCTCTGCCTGCGCGACATGGGAATGATCTTCGGCGAATATTGGGATCTCACCGCGCTGGCGCAGGACTGCGCCGCCGATGGCGTCTACGAGTTCCAGCTCGTCGCCCCGCCCCTGCGGGTGGTCGGCGCGGTCGGCTCCCCGGTCAACCCGATCGCGATCAAGTGA
- a CDS encoding SDR family oxidoreductase — translation MKVLVVGGSGLIGSQVVAMLAEQGHEAVPASPRSGLNAVTGEGVAEAVAGVHTVVDVSNSPSWADDDVMEFFTTSTRNLLEAERAAGVQHHVGLSIVGADRLPDSGYMRAKVAQEKVIVESGTPHTIVRATQFFEFVGGIADSLADGDTVRAPHAAFEPIASADVATAVTRAAIGAPAGLINIAGPDKRGMDDFLRIWFAATGDARQVITDPEARYFGALLDEGSIVPIDGEQVRIYPTAFGDWTASRAHGV, via the coding sequence ATGAAGGTTTTGGTCGTCGGCGGCAGCGGGCTCATCGGGTCGCAGGTCGTCGCCATGCTGGCCGAGCAGGGCCACGAAGCTGTCCCGGCATCACCGCGCTCGGGTCTCAACGCCGTCACTGGCGAAGGTGTCGCCGAGGCCGTCGCCGGTGTCCACACGGTGGTGGACGTGTCCAACTCCCCGTCCTGGGCCGACGACGACGTCATGGAGTTTTTCACCACCTCCACTCGCAACCTCCTCGAGGCGGAGCGGGCGGCCGGCGTACAGCACCACGTCGGGCTCTCGATCGTGGGCGCCGACCGGTTACCCGACAGCGGCTACATGCGAGCCAAGGTCGCCCAAGAGAAGGTGATCGTGGAATCGGGAACCCCACACACCATCGTGCGGGCCACGCAGTTCTTCGAATTTGTTGGCGGCATTGCCGATTCGCTGGCCGACGGCGACACGGTTCGCGCACCGCATGCAGCGTTCGAGCCCATTGCTTCCGCGGACGTCGCCACGGCCGTCACCCGCGCGGCAATCGGCGCCCCGGCCGGGCTGATCAACATCGCCGGACCTGACAAGCGAGGCATGGACGACTTCCTTCGGATCTGGTTTGCCGCAACCGGCGATGCGCGCCAGGTGATCACCGACCCCGAGGCACGCTATTTCGGTGCATTGCTGGACGAGGGCAGCATCGTTCCCATCGACGGAGAGCAAGTGCGTATCTACCCCACCGCCTTCGGCGATTGGACGGCTTCCCGGGCGCACGGCGTCTGA
- a CDS encoding multicopper oxidase family protein, producing the protein MPVLPTSGVSFDGTRLSRRGFMAAGIAGGLTLAGCGHATPSAPSAAAQMTDAINAAEAARPRSGRTVTASLTPQVTQIDLGGPIVRTMAFGSTIPGPAIRARVGDELVVNVANRLGEPTSAHWHGIALRNDMDGAEPATPNIDAGQDFTYKFSVPNSGTYWVHPHVGLQDDVGLYLPLIVEDPTEDSYDAEWIVVLDDWTDGIGKSPQQWYEELANPGKPPMSGMPAPAPTTSTSPTTSTSETTSTSPTTPTSGTTSASPTPAAPTAPAGRVGTSDLLGGDAGDIAYPYYLINGRIPAAPTTFEAKPGQRIRIRFINTGADTAFRVALAGHSMTVTHTDGFPVVPTQVDALLIGMAERYDVIVTAADGVFPLVALAEGKNALARALLSTGKGSPPDPQFQPPELTKRVGTIEMFTAATPVNLGRPDPNLNLPVVLGGNMMQYNWMINGEPWSKTNPLQIRQGQRPTLTFDNTTMMYHPIHLHGHTFQVIKADGTPGARKDTVIVLPKQKLNAVLVADNPGRWVMHCHNNYHQVAGMQTILDYVF; encoded by the coding sequence ATGCCGGTGCTACCCACCAGTGGGGTTTCCTTCGACGGGACGCGGCTTTCGCGGCGCGGGTTCATGGCGGCCGGCATCGCGGGCGGATTGACCCTGGCGGGGTGCGGCCACGCCACGCCCTCGGCGCCCAGCGCCGCGGCTCAGATGACCGACGCGATCAACGCCGCGGAGGCGGCCCGGCCGCGCAGCGGGCGCACCGTGACCGCCAGTCTGACCCCGCAGGTGACGCAGATCGACCTGGGTGGACCGATAGTCCGGACGATGGCATTCGGCAGCACCATCCCGGGGCCGGCGATCCGGGCCAGGGTCGGCGACGAGCTGGTGGTCAACGTCGCCAACCGGCTCGGCGAGCCGACATCGGCGCATTGGCACGGTATTGCGTTGCGCAACGACATGGACGGCGCGGAGCCCGCCACCCCGAATATCGACGCCGGCCAGGACTTCACCTACAAGTTCTCCGTGCCGAATTCGGGCACCTATTGGGTCCACCCACACGTCGGCCTCCAAGACGACGTCGGGCTTTATCTGCCGTTGATCGTCGAAGATCCGACCGAGGATAGTTACGACGCCGAATGGATTGTCGTCCTTGATGATTGGACCGATGGAATCGGGAAGTCCCCGCAACAGTGGTACGAGGAACTGGCCAATCCGGGCAAGCCGCCGATGTCCGGCATGCCGGCTCCGGCACCGACGACCTCGACGAGCCCGACAACCTCGACGAGCGAGACTACATCGACGAGCCCGACGACCCCGACGAGCGGGACCACCTCGGCCAGCCCGACCCCCGCTGCGCCGACGGCACCGGCCGGACGCGTCGGCACGAGCGATCTTCTTGGCGGCGATGCCGGAGACATCGCCTACCCGTACTATCTGATCAACGGTCGAATTCCGGCGGCTCCCACGACCTTCGAGGCAAAGCCGGGTCAGCGCATCCGGATCCGTTTCATCAACACCGGTGCCGACACCGCATTTCGCGTCGCGCTGGCCGGACATTCGATGACAGTCACTCACACCGATGGTTTCCCGGTGGTGCCCACTCAAGTCGACGCCCTGCTGATCGGTATGGCGGAACGCTACGACGTCATCGTGACGGCCGCCGACGGTGTCTTCCCATTGGTCGCACTGGCCGAAGGGAAGAACGCGCTGGCACGAGCACTGCTGTCCACCGGGAAGGGGAGCCCGCCCGATCCACAGTTCCAACCGCCCGAACTCACCAAACGAGTGGGCACCATCGAGATGTTCACCGCCGCAACGCCGGTCAACTTGGGCCGACCCGATCCCAACCTCAACCTTCCGGTCGTTTTGGGCGGCAATATGATGCAGTACAACTGGATGATCAACGGCGAGCCGTGGAGCAAGACCAATCCGTTGCAAATACGTCAGGGGCAGCGGCCGACCCTGACGTTCGACAACACCACGATGATGTATCACCCCATTCACTTACATGGACACACATTCCAGGTCATCAAAGCCGACGGCACCCCAGGCGCCCGCAAAGACACCGTGATCGTGCTCCCCAAGCAGAAGCTGAACGCCGTTTTGGTCGCCGACAATCCGGGGCGGTGGGTTATGCACTGTCACAACAACTACCATCAAGTTGCCGGGATGCAGACCATCCTGGACTACGTCTTCTGA
- a CDS encoding coniferyl-alcohol dehydrogenase: MGAIDGLWRYDGRRAVVTGCASGIGEHVVRQLTELGAEVVGLDKRRPSLGVNEFHELDLADPESVDGAIASIGGSVDTLFNVAGVSSGIGNPTLVATINFLGLRHVTEALVPKMAAGSSIVSVSSLAAASFREHVAAVAPLLHTETMQEGIDWCRAHPDALGNGYQLSKEAIIFYTMRSATPLGAKGIRINCSGPGVTETPILDQLRTAYGQGFLDDIPKPLGRVSDPAEQAAVLLFLNSGAASYITGQIIWVDGGNVGAAIAREIEEGAPPYESSRHD; encoded by the coding sequence TTGGGAGCAATCGACGGGTTGTGGCGATACGACGGCCGCCGCGCGGTGGTGACCGGATGTGCTTCGGGCATCGGCGAACACGTGGTCCGGCAGCTCACCGAACTCGGGGCCGAGGTGGTCGGTCTTGACAAGCGCCGACCGTCGCTCGGGGTCAACGAGTTTCATGAGCTCGACCTCGCTGACCCGGAATCGGTCGACGGCGCGATAGCGTCCATCGGCGGATCGGTCGACACGCTTTTCAACGTCGCCGGCGTCTCCTCCGGGATCGGCAACCCGACGCTGGTCGCCACGATCAACTTCCTGGGCCTGCGGCATGTCACCGAGGCGCTGGTGCCCAAGATGGCCGCGGGATCGTCCATCGTGAGCGTGTCCTCGCTCGCGGCGGCCTCGTTCCGGGAACACGTGGCAGCGGTGGCGCCGCTGCTGCACACCGAGACGATGCAAGAGGGCATCGACTGGTGCCGCGCGCATCCCGACGCATTGGGCAACGGCTACCAACTGTCCAAGGAAGCGATCATCTTCTACACCATGCGCAGCGCCACGCCGTTGGGCGCCAAGGGCATCCGGATCAACTGCTCCGGGCCCGGGGTCACCGAGACGCCGATCCTCGATCAGCTGCGCACGGCGTATGGGCAAGGTTTCCTGGACGACATCCCCAAGCCCCTCGGGCGCGTTTCCGACCCCGCCGAGCAAGCTGCGGTGTTGCTCTTCTTGAATAGTGGTGCAGCCAGCTACATCACCGGACAGATCATCTGGGTCGACGGCGGAAACGTGGGCGCGGCGATCGCTCGCGAAATCGAGGAAGGAGCCCCTCCATATGAGTCGAGCCGACATGACTGA
- a CDS encoding FAD-binding protein — translation MDGFDHVVDVLIVGSGGGGMAAALTAHACGLDALVVEKSSYFGGSTALSGGGIWVPGAPAQRREGYSPDPEGVVEYLLKITEGLVSEARIRQYVDSAPKMLEFLEGLSGWFEFVWKPGYADYYPELPGGSELGSTINVPAIDLRKLGVDEQKLLQPLALAPRGIWLGPKDLRTFYRIRQSWAGKGVLLKLIWRMVKARAFNERMAAIGQSLAARLRLALRENGIPLWLDAPMTELITGVDGSVTGAVLERDGATQRIGARRGVILASGGFDHDLARRKEHLPVVDQDWSFGNPAAMGDGIRAGERVGAATDLLDEAWWFPAIQWPDGRMQFMLNERMMPAQFIVNGEGKRFINEAAPYMDFGHAMIDGQKSGVTHIPCWLITDHRSFNRYVVGGHLPIPKLPGAPVPTGRKVPQAWLESGVVKAATSWDEMATKIGVPAAELRSTAARFNELARKGHDDDFNRGDSVYDNYYGDPTLPNPNLYPLGDPPYYAFRIVLGDLGTSGGLLTDEYARVLRSDGTTVPGLYAVGNTSAPVMGRSYAGAGATIGPAMTFGFVAAKHLASQA, via the coding sequence ATGGACGGCTTCGATCACGTCGTCGACGTGCTGATCGTCGGATCCGGCGGTGGCGGCATGGCCGCCGCCCTGACCGCGCACGCCTGTGGACTCGACGCGTTGGTGGTCGAAAAGTCCTCCTACTTCGGTGGTTCCACCGCGTTGTCGGGCGGGGGCATCTGGGTGCCCGGGGCGCCCGCGCAACGCCGGGAGGGCTATTCGCCGGATCCCGAAGGTGTGGTCGAATACCTGCTCAAGATCACCGAGGGTCTGGTCAGCGAGGCGCGTATCCGGCAGTACGTCGACTCGGCACCAAAAATGCTGGAGTTCCTCGAGGGACTTTCCGGATGGTTCGAATTCGTCTGGAAGCCCGGCTATGCCGACTATTACCCGGAATTGCCCGGCGGCTCCGAACTCGGCAGCACCATCAATGTGCCGGCCATCGATCTACGGAAACTGGGCGTCGACGAGCAGAAGCTGCTCCAGCCGTTGGCGCTGGCCCCTCGGGGAATCTGGCTGGGTCCCAAGGACCTTCGGACCTTCTACCGCATCAGGCAGTCATGGGCCGGCAAGGGCGTGCTGCTGAAGCTGATTTGGCGGATGGTCAAGGCGAGGGCCTTCAACGAGCGGATGGCCGCGATTGGGCAGTCACTGGCCGCGCGGCTGCGGTTGGCGTTGCGAGAGAACGGTATTCCGCTGTGGTTGGACGCGCCGATGACCGAGTTGATCACCGGCGTCGACGGCTCGGTGACCGGCGCGGTCCTCGAGCGGGACGGCGCCACGCAGCGAATCGGTGCGCGCCGCGGGGTCATCCTGGCTTCCGGAGGCTTCGATCACGACCTTGCCCGGCGCAAGGAGCACCTACCGGTGGTCGACCAGGATTGGAGCTTCGGAAATCCCGCCGCAATGGGTGACGGTATCCGCGCGGGCGAAAGGGTAGGCGCCGCCACCGACCTGCTCGACGAGGCGTGGTGGTTTCCGGCGATCCAATGGCCGGATGGCCGAATGCAATTCATGCTGAACGAGCGGATGATGCCGGCACAATTCATCGTCAACGGCGAGGGTAAGCGCTTCATCAACGAGGCGGCGCCGTACATGGACTTCGGCCACGCCATGATCGACGGCCAGAAGTCCGGGGTCACCCATATCCCCTGCTGGCTGATCACCGATCACCGATCGTTTAATCGCTACGTCGTCGGCGGCCACCTGCCGATACCGAAACTTCCCGGCGCACCGGTGCCCACCGGCCGTAAGGTTCCGCAGGCTTGGCTGGAATCCGGCGTGGTCAAAGCGGCGACGAGTTGGGACGAGATGGCCACCAAGATCGGTGTTCCGGCAGCCGAACTTCGGTCGACCGCAGCTCGTTTCAACGAACTCGCGCGCAAGGGTCACGACGACGACTTCAACCGAGGGGACAGCGTTTACGACAACTACTACGGCGATCCGACCCTGCCCAACCCCAATCTGTATCCGCTGGGTGACCCGCCCTACTACGCGTTCCGCATCGTCCTCGGCGATCTCGGGACCTCGGGTGGTCTGCTGACCGACGAATACGCCCGAGTGCTGCGGTCCGACGGCACCACCGTGCCCGGGTTGTATGCGGTGGGTAACACCTCCGCACCGGTGATGGGCCGCAGCTATGCGGGCGCCGGGGCGACCATCGGTCCCGCCATGACCTTCGGCTTTGTCGCCGCGAAACACCTTGCCAGCCAGGCCTAG
- a CDS encoding alpha/beta fold hydrolase produces MLVDGLTTGYLEAGEGDPVVLLHGGEFGASAELGWERNISALAAHYRVLAPDMLGYGNSAKVLDFVDGRGMRIRHLARFCEVLGIDSAHFAGNSMGAINLLNDATSEAPRLPVRSLMIICGGGEIQQNKHFEALQEYDASLPAMRRIVEALFHDPGYPADEQYVGRRYESSTAPGAWEAVAAARFRRPGSARPTTPSTTRAYERIGVPTLVVEGGEDKLLPAGWAAEIAKQIDGARSAVVASAGHCPQIEQSSTVNELLLEFLGAGPQKT; encoded by the coding sequence ATGCTGGTGGACGGCCTGACCACCGGTTACCTGGAGGCCGGCGAAGGCGATCCGGTGGTGCTTCTGCACGGCGGTGAGTTCGGTGCAAGTGCCGAACTTGGTTGGGAACGCAACATTTCCGCGCTGGCGGCGCACTACCGGGTGCTGGCTCCGGACATGCTGGGCTATGGAAATTCGGCGAAGGTCCTCGATTTCGTCGACGGCCGGGGGATGCGCATTCGGCATCTGGCCCGCTTCTGCGAGGTCCTCGGCATCGACTCGGCGCACTTCGCCGGCAATTCCATGGGGGCCATCAACCTGCTCAACGACGCCACGTCGGAGGCGCCGCGGTTGCCGGTCCGTAGCTTGATGATCATCTGCGGTGGTGGAGAGATCCAGCAGAACAAGCACTTTGAGGCGCTGCAGGAGTATGACGCGAGCCTGCCGGCCATGCGCCGTATCGTCGAAGCTCTGTTCCACGACCCCGGTTATCCGGCCGACGAGCAATACGTGGGCCGACGCTACGAGTCGAGCACCGCCCCCGGTGCATGGGAGGCGGTGGCCGCGGCCCGCTTCCGCCGACCCGGTTCAGCGCGGCCGACGACGCCGTCGACCACGCGAGCCTACGAACGCATCGGCGTACCGACGCTTGTCGTCGAAGGAGGAGAGGACAAGCTCCTACCTGCGGGCTGGGCCGCCGAGATCGCCAAGCAGATCGACGGCGCCCGCTCGGCAGTGGTCGCCAGCGCCGGTCACTGCCCGCAGATCGAGCAGTCGTCGACCGTCAACGAGCTGCTGCTGGAATTTCTCGGCGCCGGGCCTCAGAAGACGTAG
- a CDS encoding SDR family NAD(P)-dependent oxidoreductase: MANELDGKVAIVTGGASGIGRGIVERFVAEGARVVIADVEADRGAAVAADLGANASFDKTDVSDPEQVAELVTAAVEKFGGLHVMVNNAAVSSPLRRFLDDDLADFHRVMGVNVLGVMAGTRDAARHMAESGGGSIINLTSIGGIQAGGGVMVYRASKAAVIQFTKSAAIELARYEIRVNAIAPGSIPTPILGKSAAGMDPEELAQFEARIRQGMRDDRPLKREGTTDDVAQAALYFAGDRSLYVTGTVLPVDGGTSAGKVIPSKKREG, from the coding sequence GTGGCTAACGAACTAGATGGCAAGGTCGCCATCGTCACGGGCGGGGCGTCGGGCATCGGTCGCGGCATCGTGGAGCGTTTCGTCGCCGAGGGCGCGCGGGTCGTGATCGCCGATGTCGAGGCCGACCGGGGCGCGGCCGTGGCCGCGGACCTGGGTGCCAACGCTTCGTTCGACAAGACGGACGTCTCCGATCCCGAACAGGTGGCGGAGCTGGTCACTGCCGCCGTCGAGAAGTTCGGCGGCCTGCACGTCATGGTCAACAACGCCGCAGTTTCGAGTCCCTTGCGCCGGTTCCTCGACGACGACCTAGCCGATTTCCACCGCGTGATGGGGGTCAACGTCCTCGGTGTCATGGCCGGTACCCGAGATGCTGCGCGGCACATGGCGGAAAGCGGCGGCGGATCGATCATCAACCTGACCTCGATCGGCGGGATCCAGGCCGGTGGCGGGGTGATGGTCTATCGCGCGTCGAAAGCCGCGGTCATCCAGTTCACCAAGTCTGCGGCAATTGAGCTGGCGCGCTACGAGATTCGGGTCAATGCCATCGCACCGGGGAGCATACCCACGCCGATCCTGGGTAAGTCGGCCGCCGGGATGGACCCGGAAGAGCTGGCGCAGTTCGAGGCGCGGATTCGTCAGGGAATGCGCGATGATCGGCCGCTCAAGCGCGAGGGCACGACCGACGACGTTGCCCAGGCGGCGCTGTACTTCGCGGGCGACCGGTCGCTCTATGTGACCGGGACCGTGCTGCCGGTGGACGGGGGGACTTCGGCCGGCAAGGTCATCCCGTCCAAAAAACGCGAGGGCTGA
- a CDS encoding LLM class flavin-dependent oxidoreductase, which yields MKISLFYEFALPRPWAPDDEHLMLQECLDEVEAADKAGFSTVWLTEHHFLEEYCHSTAPEIFLAAASQRTKNIRLGFGIMHLPPLVNHPARVAERIATLDLLSNGRVEFGTGESSSVGELGGFNIDPADKRAQWEEALEVSIRCMVEEPFSGFEGRHVQMPARNVVPKPLQKPHPPVWVACTRPASVQMAAQKAIGALSFAYTGPGPLTERVNGYYKEFEENGVPVTPQINPNILAIGGDLSMMVAKTDDQALQRLGQGGGFFSFGIMHYYMTGVHTPGRTGVWNRYLEEVEKDPTLAYGPGRGAIGSPATVREFLRGYEESGVDEIILLLNPRSHEGTMESIELMGKEVLPEFIERDQKAVAEKTKRLEPVIEKVEARRPRSTAPKFDENYSFGGLPTGRGGKFTASEIPEAMAEINEGRVQAAQRAREERGK from the coding sequence ATGAAAATTTCACTGTTCTACGAGTTCGCCCTACCGCGCCCGTGGGCACCGGACGACGAACATCTCATGTTGCAGGAATGCCTGGACGAGGTGGAGGCCGCCGACAAGGCGGGATTCTCCACCGTCTGGCTGACCGAGCACCACTTCCTCGAGGAGTACTGTCACTCCACCGCGCCGGAGATATTCCTGGCCGCGGCCAGCCAGCGGACCAAGAACATCCGGCTCGGGTTCGGCATCATGCACCTGCCGCCCCTGGTGAATCACCCGGCCCGGGTGGCCGAACGCATTGCCACGCTTGATCTTTTGTCCAACGGGCGTGTCGAGTTCGGCACCGGCGAATCCTCCTCCGTCGGTGAGCTGGGCGGGTTCAACATCGACCCCGCCGATAAGCGCGCGCAATGGGAAGAGGCGCTCGAGGTCTCGATCCGGTGCATGGTCGAGGAGCCCTTCTCCGGTTTCGAAGGCCGGCACGTGCAGATGCCGGCACGCAACGTGGTGCCCAAGCCGTTGCAGAAGCCGCATCCCCCCGTCTGGGTTGCCTGCACCCGGCCGGCGAGTGTGCAGATGGCGGCTCAAAAGGCGATCGGGGCTTTGAGTTTCGCCTACACCGGTCCCGGCCCGCTGACCGAGCGGGTCAACGGCTACTACAAGGAATTCGAGGAGAACGGTGTGCCCGTCACACCGCAGATCAATCCGAACATCCTGGCCATCGGCGGCGATCTGTCGATGATGGTCGCCAAGACCGACGACCAGGCTCTGCAACGCCTCGGGCAGGGCGGCGGATTCTTCTCGTTCGGCATCATGCATTACTACATGACCGGCGTGCACACCCCCGGGCGGACCGGAGTGTGGAATCGCTACCTCGAAGAGGTCGAAAAAGACCCGACGCTAGCCTATGGCCCCGGACGTGGCGCGATCGGCTCGCCGGCCACGGTGCGGGAGTTCCTGCGCGGCTACGAGGAGAGCGGCGTCGACGAGATCATTCTGCTGCTCAATCCGCGCAGCCACGAAGGCACGATGGAATCCATCGAGCTGATGGGCAAAGAGGTGCTGCCGGAGTTCATCGAGCGCGACCAGAAGGCGGTGGCCGAGAAGACCAAACGGCTCGAACCCGTCATCGAAAAGGTCGAAGCGCGGCGGCCCCGGTCGACCGCGCCGAAATTCGATGAAAACTACTCCTTCGGCGGCCTGCCCACCGGTCGTGGCGGTAAGTTCACTGCCAGCGAGATCCCCGAGGCCATGGCGGAGATCAACGAGGGCCGGGTCCAGGCGGCGCAGCGCGCCAGGGAGGAGCGCGGCAAGTGA